The stretch of DNA tcaaGAATTGGTGAAAAAAACTTTGTATCCGATTTAATGTAATTTAAatatttaataaatataattgCAATTTTTAGTAGGTAATTTATTATCAAGTTTAATGTAATTTAGATGTATACTGACAATACGCAAAAATAAGTAATGAAAGCATATATATCTTTAGTGATATTGAGTGTATGTTTAGTAATATGGACTTTGTTAATTAAAGGCCATAAGTTCAATCGCATTTCATTTTCAGTTTTCTTCAATTTATTTGCTAGTTGCTACATGCATTATATAAAAGTTAATGAATTATTTTTAATTTAACTTTTCATTATTCGTTGTTCATTAATATTTATGTACTTATAAAACATAATCGTAAACATGTACGTACAAAACATAAACATGAAGGTTTTTTCTGAAATTAAATCCAAATTATTTGCTGCGGGTCCCacatttattgtttttttttttaaaaaaaaaatgtgtgTGATGATGTGGCTTCATGAGGATGGCTTAAATGTTCTTGCttttataaagataagatttgtatttttttttcacAAATTGTTGAATAAGACCATTAATTTATCACTAACCTATTAAACAAAAGTCCAATTAAATTTGTAAATTTTGATAACCTAATATTTCTATATTTCATATTAGAAATCATTTTAGgaaatcaattttttttatgtcattttacaCTTTTTCATTTATTACATCATCTCTATATTTTTCTCATAACTAGAGAAAAGAGATTATTTAAGCCATAGGTTGTTGAAAAAGTATCAGTACTGCAATTGGAATCCGCTCCATTTCCTTTTAATGTCTAGACTCGGGTTTAAAACGATCTAACGGTTGATTGAATGAAGAGGTTATTAAAAAAATAATGAATTTAAATAGGGATAATTCCAATGGTGCCCCTGCAATTTGCATTTTTTCCTCGAATTCCCTACTTGTGTCAAGAAAATGTTTGACTAGTCATATCTCTAAGTTACGAGATCGAAAAGCCGTGAATTTTTCCCCTAAATGGATCGTCTTTAAGAGATCTTCAACTTGAAAAAATCAGTCCTTTTCTGACATCTTAGAACGGAGTTATGACTTatcaaagtttattcgttcaaGAAACTTTGAGTGGCTTTTATTTTCGATCACATGCagaaaataaagtttttttttttcaaaataattaTCTTTCCAAGATCAACAATTTAAGAAAAAGAATCGCGGCTAATGGCTATACAAAATCGTTACTAAGTTATATGAGCAGTTAAAGTAATTTTTCAGAAAAACAAGACATTTGGGGGAAAAATTGCAAGCTTTAAGGATACCATGAGAATTATCCCTTTTAAATATTATGGAGTAATATTTAAAAGGGATAATTAGAGGACATGGAAGGAAAGGGAGGGATCAATACACGTAATAATGGACAGAGACAGGAAGTAGAGACTGTAGCAGTCGCCAGCCATGCATGCAGATCTAAAGCTAAAGAATTGAAAGCAAAAATACGCGCTCAATTCTCCACGTAAAACCATATCATCACCATGTCAGCAACTCAGCATGTTATTGTTGGTCATAACTCATAACTACTACGTAGTAGTATTTAATTTCCTATTGATAAGTCATGTATGTTAATATGTAGTCACTGATATAGCAGCCCCATGATGCTTATTAGACCATTATAATAGGGGATTGATAACGTCACTCGAAAATCTACTTCACCACTCAATATATGCGATTGTAGAACTAGAATAACCTAGGCTATCTTTATCCTAAACCGAAAATGAGTCctaaaatttattattttatttttaagactTAATCTTGACTCACTTTCCCACCCATATTTTACTATCCACGAGTCTTAAATTAAGTCTTCGACTTCCAGGACCCAACAAAAACATTTCTAACTTATCCCTAATCTATACTACAACTCGTTAAATTTTGAAACTCATACTCAAGTTGAGTAAATTGAGTTCGGGGATAAAGTCGGTTAAATTGTAAGGAATAAAGTGACACAAGCATTTTACGGGATAATTTGGCTCAATTTATAATACACCAAATGCTCAAATCAGAATTCCACTAACTTCCTTCGCAATTCATCCAATATGTAGTCCCAAAGGTCACATCAATTCAACAACTTTTGGATTTTGGTAATTTCGGATGATTTTGCTCTAAGATTAAGTACATTTGAAATAAAAAATGCCATTGTTATTTGCTTAAATAGGTTCGTTTATCATGGCTTTTGACAAAATCAGAAGACAAATACTCTATTAGTGAACAGTAAAAAGCAGAGGGGGTAACCGGGTAAGGTAAGGCTTGAGTCTACTTTCAATTGAAGTTCCGATGAGTCTAGATCCACTTCCACTCAGGATGTAAGCAATATTCACTAGGCCAAGAGCACCCCCCGTCTAGGAGGTCATATTAGTATTTAGAGTTTGCCTCGGTGAAACCAAGGGATGAAAGATGACTCGATAAATTATCGACTAAATATATTCCTGCAATCAGGAACCCAACTGTAATGCACTAATGCTACTGTGCCATCCTTGACTAAACAATATAATGGTGAAATTTTGGTTCAACAAAGTTGGTAGCAGTTGCGGGTCAGATCGTGTCTGTTCATATTTTGGTTCTAACTCGGGTTGTTGGGTGGTTATTCAGGTTGGGTTGATTTTTATTTCATCATCTATAGAACTATACAGACGTCTGCGAGCGATAATTGTACAAAGAACACTGAGCAACCATAATTtactaaagaacaatgagaaaacGAACCTCGGACTCTCAGAAGATCCGACCGAACAGTGTCATACAGATGTAAGCTTCAAGGGACATGTTGGAATATCACAAAGATTGCTCTGCAACATTAGAATTGTGTCATTCACTTGTTCTAACcagccaaacaaaaaaaaaagctcTAGACTAGCAACATATAACTGAAATCATAGTATTAAATCATGGTTTAATACTGAAGAGTCGATCTAAAAATATTtcatccgaaaaaaaaaatttcacgaaATTATTTAAATATTATATCACATACTGTATATTATTTGATCCAATCGTAAATCCCGATTTCTATCATTATACAATATACAATAACGTAACAACCACCTAGCGGAAAATGACCCGAAATACATAACTGATAAAATAACAAACATGAGAGAAACACTACACAGTTGAAAGCAAAAATACATTGTCAAGGAGATCACATGAGATCAGCAGATCAATATAAAGAAAAACAAATGCTGCTATAATCGCACTTCAGGACATACAAATATGAACTAGTTGTTGCATAAACAAATCAAATGTAGAAACTTGAGTACTTTAAGAGCATATCCGAAAATCCTTGCTCAACGATTCCATACAGCAACAACAGTATTTTCATTTCACGTTTTTTATTCAGAAAAACTTAAATGAGACGATCTTACGTGTGAGACCAACTCATTAACCTTATAATTCAAGGAAAATAAGCATTTGGAGGGTTGTCACATGTGAGACTGTCTCATACAAAACTTAATGTATTGTACTAAGTGAGTTCTTTTCCGCATATTACAGACGTACAGGGGAGGGAATGAAAGGGAGAATACAAAACAGAGCATGATTAGATAAAATGAGCATTACAtaaatcactaattcactacaaATCAACACTTGTTAAATGAAAGGGAGAATACAAAACAGAGCATTATGGAATCCTTCTTGTAAATGCTGTAAATCTCAGATAGAAAATGGTGAAATCAAACTTGGAACATAGCTCACTATAGAAAGTCTGTCAGCTTGTTCCAATGTCACAAGAGGGCTCCGGTCTTTAGCCGAGAAACCCTGATCCATCAGTGCTAGCTCTGAACCCTTTGATATGACGAAAAACTTGCCGGTTTTGGTGGGTCCCACCAACCCGGAACAAACCCATTTATCGGACATAGAGGATATGGTTACGGATTTCACTTCTCCGGGTCGCTTTAAAATGGAGAGATCCGCCTCGTGGCAGATATTCAAGTTGTACGTCGACAAACACCCTCCAATAACACACAAGAACTGATCCCTACCACTTGGGACTACTAAACCGGAAACTTCTTCAAACTTTTCCAGAGTTAGGCTAAAACGAACGACAATCTGTTTCTCAAGAGGGCCTTTTGATACCATGATCCAATAAAGCGAGTCGTTAACCAGAACACCTGGGTTGGTTCTGGTTAAAGAGAGACTCCGGTCAAGCCCATGATCATGAACCCGTCTCCACTCCCGTGAACGCAAGGAAAAAACATGGACAGTGGTTTCTAGTAGGTCACGGTCTTGAACTATTTTGACAACCTTATAGTCATCAATACTGGAGACATGCGCAAATCCCCAAGACACGATACAATTACAGGAAGTAAAACAGGGGTCGGAAAATTTGCGCCAATCGTAACTTACGGGATTCCATAAATAGAAATAATCTACAGAAAAAGAGGAATTAGCTAAACAAACTAACCCATTACATGATCCTATCAATTGAACCTTATTCTCATTTTCATTTTCACCAAGGTTGTCGAAATTTGGCTCTAGTTTAACTAAGCAATAATCAAGAACTACATTATCATCTTGGACTGAGAGAAGATAGAACTTCGTAGCTACCTGAATGAATAGGTAGTCTACCGGAGAAGACGGAAGGTGACCTGAAAGACGggttttaaaatgaatattggcAAATTCATAAGAAGAGACAGTGGAGCACCACTCTTTTGAAACTGACTTAAGCCGAAGCAAGCATTTGATAGGAAGCCTAGCAAGTATCTCATAGGTAAACAAATCAAGAGGGAGATTGTTTTCTTGGGTAAGAATTGAGAAATTTGTGAAactggtttttggtgcaacagtTTTGACGATTTGGTTAAGTAATTTGAGACCCTTCACGATGGTACGATGAGGTTTTCGTTTAGGAATCATCGTTGGATAGCTATAGTCTTCAACTCGATACACATCGGAGTTGATTAATTTCCTATTAAATTGCTCcatttttcttcccctttttttttttaccttcaCTATTAACTAGTTAGGGGTGAGGTGATGACTGAGGAAGTGTTAATATGGTTCAGGGTTTATATAGCAGAATGGATGACTTACATAAATAATACAGAAACAATAAACAGTATAGGAACATTATAGTATTGAATTAACATTAATCTCACTCGAATCACGGTAAGGTGGTTGGATATACAATAATACACACCCTTCACATGACGATGACATGCCGGTCTCTCAAGTGGGCCATCTTTAAATAAAAACCAGGATAAGTATCCGTCATgtaaataaattaaaacaagatagggattaattattttatttgaggCCGTTATTCTCTTCATCTTATTTATATTGTTCTCACTTAACTTTACTAGTTAGTCGAGTTAAATGTTAACAACATGGACTATTAAATACTCCGTATATTGTGTATCGCCCTAGGCTGTTAATGAGAGATGTTCCTcgttaacaaaataaaaaaataaaaaaaaaatactcttGTATATTGTGAAAAGATATCAGTCAAACTTAACAGTTAAAACAGTTTAACCATCAAAATTAAAGGACGGAAAAAAAAATTGGACATATCCAAGACTACTTAATAAAGGACAGAGACAGGAAATAGGAACTGTAGCAGtcatgcaaatgtaaacaaaaagaATTGAAAGCATAATACACGCTCAATTCTCCACGTAAATCCATATCACCAGAAAGCTAAAAGCAATGACTCAAAAACATGTCACCATGTTGATAAGTCATGCCAACCGAAAAGTGACGAAACAAATATATTTTCCATTTAACAGTGATTATCTTTTCCATTTAACGCATAATTAACTATCTTGTCTAGTCACTAATATAGCAGCTCCGTGATGCTTATTAGACCATTATAATAGGGAATTGGTGATGTCACTCGAAAAACTACTTCACCACTCAATATATGCGAGTGTAGAATTAAAATAACTCGGGGCTCAGTTCAGACTCTTCTATTTGTTTTCACGTTATCCATAGTCTAATGCTCCGACTCACAAAAAATTCTAGAACAATATATAGGACATTAGGACCGACCACCCACATTTTACTATTCACGACTCACGAGCTTAACTTGAGTCTTGGATTTCCGAACCGAACTTAAGTCTCAACAAAAACTTTCTAGTTTGTCCAGAGTGTGATACAATACTCATACTCGGGTTCAGTAACTTGAGTTTAGGGATAAAGTCCGTCTTAATTTGAAGGAATAAAGCGGCACAAGCATTTTACGAGTGATGTTATCAATACCCTTTTAATTATAATATGCCAAATGCCCAAATCAGAATTCCATTAACTTCCTTCTCAATTCATCCAGTATGTAGTCCCAAAGGTCACATCAATTCAACAACTTTTGGATTTTGAGCATTTGGGATCATTTGGCTCTAAGATTAAGTACATTTAGAACAAAAATTCAATTGTTATTCTCTTAAATATGTTCATTTATTATGGCTTAGAGCTTTGTTAATTGGCTTTTGACATAATCAGAAGACAAATACTCCATAGAAACAGTGAACAGTAAAAGCAGACATCttttgaaattaatcttttggaTGAATGCAGGGGAGGTAAGGTACACACATTCTTCTATAAGACGGGTCATATTCGTCTTGAACATGAAACATGACAAAAAGTCGATTGCCTAGACAATGGCAAAAAAACATGTCCCATCTATCTAAATGGGATACTAATTGACCTGTTTTAGGGAGTCTAGAGTCACCTCGACTCAGAATGTAAGTAGTAATCACTTCTGGAAGATTCAGATTCGGTTATGTTTTTAGTTAGGTGGTTTCAAATCGGCCTGTATAGGGTCCAAAAAAGTTTAAGGCACTTACAGCTCAGATTGAATCAGTTTATATTTTTGTTCTAACTCAGGCTGTTGGGTAGTTATTCAGATTGGTTGGTTTTCATTTCATCATCTGTACAGACGTCCGCGAGCAATAATTGTACAAAGAACACTATGCAACCATAATTTATACAAGAACAATGAGAAAACGAACCTCGGACTATAAAGCAGTTGCTGCAGCATTAGAATCGTGTCATACAGACTCTCAGAATCAGCAGTTGCAGCCTCGTCTCAATCATTTAGCCAACCCTTCCAAATACAGTCATGAACTCGTGATAACCTTCAAAACATTAATAACTTGGTCATCTTTTGGTCTCGTGACAGATATTTAAATTATAGTCGGATATACGCAACTTTCCCACTACCCATAGTAACAAAGAAATTATGATCCAAAGTTATGAAATACCAAGACTCAAGAGGGCGTCGATATCAAACCCTTTAACAGGTAGCAGAATAACAAATCCAGTAACAAATTAACAAGCAAGGATACCAATAGCAAGTCTAATAATGCACGACTTACATGCGGACTAATAAGAAACCTTAAAATCTAAATATATTTCATTAGAAAATAAATAGTTTTACCGAATCATTTCAATATGTTATGACATACTAGTATTgatccattttaatttttaatCATGATTTCTATCCGTATACAATAACGTAACAACCACCTAACCTAAAATGACATGAAAAAACATGCCAGAAACATTTCACAGTTGAAGCAAAAATACATTGTCAAGCAGATCACATGAGATCAGCAGATCAATATAAAGAAAAACAAATGCTTCATCTGAAACTCATGCTCTATATACTAACATTCAAGACGTTGACTGACAAAATTCGAGCTATAATGGCACTGCAGGACATACAAATATGAACTAGTTGTTGAATAAACTAATCAAATGCTGCTAAATCCTTGCTCAAATATTCCATACAGCAATAACAAGATTTTCATTTCACATTTTTCATTTCACATTTTTTATTCACAAGAATTTGGGTCATTGTCGCGTGTGAGACCATCTCATACCAGACTTATTGTTTTCTAATATGCGTTTTTTTCGCTTGTTACAGGGGAGGGGATAGGATAACTGAAACTGAGTAGAGTATACAAATGCTTACAGGTTTACAGCATGCTCTGGGAAATGATTAATGCATCTATCCCATATCATCTGTACAAATAGAAATCCACAGCGCCTTGACGATTAAACTGGTATCATGGCTGTAATCCACAGCATGCTCTGGCTTTACCATTTCATTTAATCATTCTGTTCCTCTAGAACATTTAAAGTAAGGGAGAAACAGCACTCCGAATGAAACCCACTGTCTCAAATTCTCAATATCACCCAAATCTTTCACCAACAACTTATATTTCATCAGGCTATGATTCGGGTCAGCTAGAAAAGACATCCATCACTTGTCTGTAATAAAACCTACCCACTCAGTTCATCCAGAAAAACTACGCAAACCCGGAACCATATCAAACTTAAACATCTTCACCCAATAGTCCCATAGGCCATACCCCATACTCTTTAAAAACATCCCCATTCCACAACTCCATTCACAATCCACATTCCAAGCACCTAGACAACCACTAATCTCACAAATTACCAACATTACCATATAACATACGCGGCATTTCTACGTCCCTGAAACCCTCATCAACCAAATCAAAACCACACATACATTTCACATTAGGAGTCCAAAGTTGGGTCATATCCTAATGCAATATCTCATTAACCAAAACCCTCTACCACCAGAAAAAAAAATAGACAATTTACCTTCACCAAACACCCAATTCTCCTCCAAATTTTTGCTGTCAAAGAACAAACATATACTTCTTCTGAAGGCCATCAACAAACAAAAAGACCCTTAATCATCTTCTGaagaaacaaaacaaaacccagtAATCAACATCCATTGACAATTTCCCAAAGGATCTAAAAGATCACAAAATTAACCCATCACAGGATTATAAACATGAAAATTGAAAACAATAATTATACCCAGTACTTGCACTACCTCTACCAAAATAAGACGGATATCCCGTCTTAagattaaaacgggtcaaatagcaCAGAAGCACCCCACCCATATAGATGGGACAAACCACATGTACCTGGGCATTATTATTTTGTCTCATCAATCCGATTCGACCCGTTTTAAGTTTTATAGAAGAATTTGTGTCAAACCATTACATGAACCAATTAAGAAAGATTTTTAACATGACTTAAACGTTTTGCACTTATATGATCATCTGGGTATCTATCATAATATCATATGCACCAAAATTAAGGATATAAAAGTAATAAAGGTGATATTATAAACATACAATTAAAGGGTAGATTAGGGTTTGAAATTGTTTGATTAAGGTATGATTTGATGAATTTTGAGGTTGAAATTACAAAATGCCAATTTTTTGTATACTAATTTAAATTTGATTATAGATGGTATTGGTAATCTTGTGAGAATTTCAGAAAAGGTTAGGTCTTTAGGGAGTTCAACATCAAATATCAGCATTATTAACAGGAACTAACTCAGAAAATGGGGTTATAGGACGTCGTTTTGAGGTCATTTGAAGTGTTGGGTGGTGggtg from Silene latifolia isolate original U9 population chromosome 10, ASM4854445v1, whole genome shotgun sequence encodes:
- the LOC141606455 gene encoding F-box/kelch-repeat protein At3g23880-like, producing the protein MEQFNRKLINSDVYRVEDYSYPTMIPKRKPHRTIVKGLKLLNQIVKTVAPKTSFTNFSILTQENNLPLDLFTYEILARLPIKCLLRLKSVSKEWCSTVSSYEFANIHFKTRLSGHLPSSPVDYLFIQVATKFYLLSVQDDNVVLDYCLVKLEPNFDNLGENENENKVQLIGSCNGLVCLANSSFSVDYFYLWNPVSYDWRKFSDPCFTSCNCIVSWGFAHVSSIDDYKVVKIVQDRDLLETTVHVFSLRSREWRRVHDHGLDRSLSLTRTNPGVLVNDSLYWIMVSKGPLEKQIVVRFSLTLEKFEEVSGLVVPSGRDQFLCVIGGCLSTYNLNICHEADLSILKRPGEVKSVTISSMSDKWVCSGLVGPTKTGKFFVISKGSELALMDQGFSAKDRSPLVTLEQADRLSISNLCDIPTCPLKLTSV